Proteins encoded within one genomic window of Pseudalkalibacillus sp. SCS-8:
- the dnaI gene encoding primosomal protein DnaI, with translation MKSLSETMQGFSEKSKVQKQLMAVKSKVLAHPEWQAFHKAHPEITNEMINRSLPRILEFLEGTKRCEGCKDLKHCQNMIKGYEPELFINGQIIDITYNRCQNKRAQDEMEKLQSLIKSYFIPKDILSATFDQFDRKDQERYLATRKAAEFVKSVIDPEDNPKGLYVHGSFGVGKTFLMGAIANALAKKKIQTMLVYTPDFFREMKTSIGDQTVDEKLNVIKNAPVLVLDDIGAESMSSWVRDEVLGSILQYRMMEKLPTCYTSNYDYEELEDHLAYSQKAGIEQMKAKRIMERIKHFTTEIKLGGENRRSNA, from the coding sequence TTGAAATCATTATCAGAAACGATGCAAGGTTTCTCTGAAAAATCGAAGGTTCAAAAACAGTTGATGGCGGTTAAAAGTAAAGTCTTGGCACATCCTGAATGGCAAGCCTTCCACAAAGCTCATCCAGAGATCACGAATGAAATGATTAATCGTAGCTTGCCGAGAATACTGGAGTTCCTTGAAGGGACGAAACGGTGTGAAGGATGCAAGGATCTGAAGCACTGTCAAAATATGATCAAAGGGTATGAGCCGGAATTATTCATCAATGGTCAAATCATCGACATCACCTATAACCGGTGTCAGAACAAAAGAGCGCAAGACGAAATGGAAAAGCTGCAATCCTTAATAAAAAGTTATTTCATCCCGAAGGATATCCTTTCTGCAACCTTTGACCAATTCGATCGGAAAGATCAGGAAAGATACCTTGCGACTCGTAAAGCGGCAGAATTCGTGAAATCAGTCATCGACCCTGAAGACAATCCGAAAGGGCTGTATGTTCATGGAAGCTTCGGAGTTGGGAAAACATTCTTAATGGGCGCAATCGCCAACGCTCTTGCTAAGAAAAAAATCCAAACGATGCTTGTGTACACACCTGACTTCTTCAGAGAAATGAAAACGTCCATCGGAGATCAGACGGTCGATGAAAAGTTGAACGTGATAAAAAATGCCCCTGTGCTTGTATTGGACGATATCGGAGCAGAATCGATGTCGAGCTGGGTGAGAGATGAAGTGCTCGGCTCCATCCTACAATATCGTATGATGGAAAAGCTCCCGACTTGTTATACCTCCAATTATGATTACGAAGAATTGGAGGATCATTTGGCATATTCCCAAAAGGCGGGGATTGAGCAGATGAAAGCAAAACGGATCATGGAACGCATCAAGCATTTCACAACTGAAATCAAGCTTGGTGGAGAAAACAGAAGAAGCAATGCTTAG
- a CDS encoding replication initiation and membrane attachment family protein has product MTNHWKEILPVDRYSVFCRGRIRSEDMNVVTLLYQPLIGAKAYSLYMTLMEELGSNESSHHSLMNYTQMNLQQIFEERKKLEAIGLMKTYQKTSDDDRVFLYELLPVMSPEEFFKDDISVYLYGRLGKDRYLEVKRRLCMKPVDTRDYHEITASFNEVFHSLHQSEMRAGLHPEVHQSDSTGSESEKIATSRSPQFTEEDFDFDLLVRNLSSFIIPSEVITSEIKDAIYRLAFIYEISPLDMSSIIQQAYFRDDVLTVKSLRNEVQRWYKIEKPGQLPTLSVRKQEDSPAPANTQSPQTPEEMMVHTFETISPKALLERHSEGGRAASADLKLIDTIMFDQNLPAGVVNVLIDYVLNTNDMKLIHSHVEKIASQWKRKKIKTVKDAMALAKAEHQKYQAYKNQKSNFNPKYSKYQRNEVRRDKLPKWMKDDHNHQPKEKKNQQSVSEMDEKWLEDYLKEL; this is encoded by the coding sequence ATGACGAATCACTGGAAAGAGATTCTTCCTGTCGATCGATATTCTGTTTTCTGTAGGGGACGGATTCGCTCAGAGGACATGAATGTCGTGACACTTTTGTATCAACCATTAATTGGTGCGAAAGCCTATAGTTTGTATATGACCTTGATGGAAGAATTAGGTTCGAATGAATCTTCTCATCATAGCTTGATGAATTATACACAAATGAATTTACAGCAGATTTTTGAAGAACGGAAGAAGCTTGAAGCAATCGGACTGATGAAAACCTATCAGAAGACATCAGATGATGATCGGGTATTTTTATATGAATTGTTGCCTGTCATGTCACCGGAAGAATTTTTCAAGGATGACATCAGTGTTTACCTTTATGGTCGTCTCGGTAAGGACCGATATCTCGAGGTCAAGAGACGATTGTGTATGAAGCCGGTAGACACACGTGATTATCATGAGATTACGGCAAGCTTTAATGAAGTCTTCCACTCCTTACATCAGTCGGAGATGCGAGCGGGTCTCCATCCAGAAGTCCACCAATCCGATTCAACAGGAAGTGAATCAGAAAAGATAGCAACCAGCCGATCTCCACAATTCACGGAAGAGGATTTTGATTTTGACTTGCTCGTACGTAATTTAAGCAGCTTCATTATACCGTCGGAAGTTATAACAAGTGAAATCAAGGATGCGATTTATCGACTAGCATTCATTTACGAGATTTCGCCATTGGATATGAGCAGTATTATTCAACAAGCTTATTTTAGAGATGACGTTTTGACAGTCAAATCACTCAGAAATGAAGTGCAAAGGTGGTACAAGATCGAAAAGCCTGGTCAACTGCCTACACTGAGTGTGAGAAAGCAAGAGGACTCCCCTGCTCCGGCAAATACACAATCTCCACAGACACCGGAAGAAATGATGGTTCATACATTTGAAACGATCTCACCTAAAGCGTTACTGGAACGACATAGTGAGGGTGGCCGAGCAGCAAGTGCAGATCTTAAATTGATTGATACGATCATGTTCGATCAAAATCTGCCTGCCGGGGTTGTCAATGTGTTGATTGATTATGTCCTTAATACGAACGACATGAAGTTGATTCATAGTCATGTCGAAAAAATTGCAAGCCAATGGAAGCGTAAGAAAATAAAAACGGTCAAAGACGCTATGGCCCTGGCAAAGGCTGAGCATCAGAAATATCAGGCGTACAAAAATCAGAAATCGAATTTCAACCCGAAATATTCAAAATATCAACGGAATGAAGTACGAAGAGATAAATTGCCGAAGTGGATGAAAGATGATCATAATCATCAACCAAAGGAAAAGAAGAACCAACAATCTGTTTCAGAAATGGATGAAAAGTGGTTGGAAGACTATTTGAAAGAATTATAG
- the nrdR gene encoding transcriptional regulator NrdR produces MRCPNCQNNGTRVLDSRPVHSGRSIRRRRECEACNYRFTTFETVEEIPLVVVKKEGTREEFNRDKILRGLIKACEKRPVPFERLEEVVNSVEKDLRNDGVSEILSKDIGERVMDHLAKIDEVAYVRFASVYRQFKDINVFIDELKELLKRENQ; encoded by the coding sequence ATGCGTTGTCCAAACTGTCAAAATAACGGTACAAGGGTGTTAGATTCCCGACCTGTTCATAGTGGTCGATCAATTCGTCGTCGTAGAGAATGTGAAGCTTGTAACTACAGGTTCACGACCTTTGAAACAGTAGAGGAGATTCCGCTTGTTGTCGTCAAAAAAGAGGGCACTCGCGAAGAATTCAACCGTGATAAGATCCTTAGAGGACTGATTAAAGCATGTGAAAAACGCCCCGTTCCTTTTGAGAGACTGGAAGAAGTAGTGAATTCTGTAGAGAAGGATCTACGAAATGACGGTGTTTCTGAGATACTGAGCAAGGATATCGGTGAACGTGTTATGGATCATCTTGCAAAGATAGATGAAGTTGCCTACGTTCGTTTCGCATCTGTTTATAGACAATTCAAGGACATCAACGTTTTTATCGATGAATTGAAGGAACTTTTAAAACGAGAGAACCAGTAA
- the speD gene encoding adenosylmethionine decarboxylase, whose protein sequence is MDTMGRHVISELWGCDTEKLNNMQYIEQLFVEAALKSGAEIREVAFHKFAPHGVSGVVIISESHLTIHSFPEHGYASIDVYTCGDLDPNVAANYIAEALGATSKENFELPRGMGPVKVGQKKVSAY, encoded by the coding sequence ATGGATACAATGGGACGTCATGTGATTTCTGAATTATGGGGATGTGACACGGAGAAGTTGAACAATATGCAATATATTGAACAACTTTTTGTAGAAGCTGCTCTAAAGTCAGGTGCTGAGATCAGAGAAGTTGCTTTTCATAAATTTGCACCACATGGAGTGAGCGGTGTCGTCATCATTTCTGAATCACACTTGACCATACACAGTTTTCCAGAGCATGGTTATGCTAGTATTGATGTTTATACGTGTGGCGATCTAGATCCGAATGTAGCTGCAAATTACATTGCAGAAGCGCTTGGAGCAACATCTAAAGAAAATTTCGAACTCCCAAGAGGGATGGGTCCAGTGAAGGTTGGACAAAAGAAAGTTTCTGCTTACTAA
- a CDS encoding glyceraldehyde-3-phosphate dehydrogenase, with protein MKARVAINGFGRIGRMVFRKAMKNDQLDVVAINASYPAETLAHMVKYDSIHGTYDLEVDSKENALLIDGKEIKLLSNRDPKQLPWKDMNVDIVIEATGKFTSKETAGYHLEAGAKKVIITAPGKNEDITIVMGVNDDAYNAEEHHIISNASCTTNCLAPVVKVLDDQFGIENGVMTTVHAYTNDQKNIDNPHKDLRRARACGQSIIPTSTGAAKAIAKVMPQLDGKLHGMALRVPTPNVSLVDLVVDLKVDVSVERVNEALESASQGSLQGILGYCEEPLVSIDFNGNENSSIIDAMSTMVIEDRKVKVLAWYDNEWGYSCRVVDLAEKVAEHLMTDSTNKSVLGTA; from the coding sequence ATGAAAGCTAGAGTAGCAATTAATGGATTTGGACGCATTGGAAGAATGGTCTTCCGTAAAGCGATGAAAAATGATCAATTAGATGTTGTTGCGATAAATGCAAGTTATCCTGCAGAAACACTCGCTCATATGGTTAAATACGATAGCATTCATGGGACTTATGATCTTGAAGTCGATTCAAAGGAAAATGCTTTACTTATTGATGGTAAAGAGATCAAATTGCTTAGCAACCGTGATCCGAAACAGCTTCCTTGGAAGGATATGAATGTCGATATCGTCATCGAAGCAACAGGAAAGTTCACTTCAAAAGAAACTGCCGGTTACCATCTTGAAGCAGGTGCGAAAAAGGTCATCATCACTGCACCTGGTAAAAATGAAGATATCACAATTGTCATGGGCGTAAATGATGACGCTTACAATGCAGAGGAACACCATATTATCTCCAACGCATCTTGTACGACGAACTGCCTGGCGCCTGTCGTAAAGGTGTTGGATGATCAGTTTGGAATTGAAAACGGTGTCATGACGACTGTCCATGCCTATACAAATGATCAGAAGAACATTGATAATCCACATAAAGACTTGAGAAGAGCACGTGCATGCGGCCAATCCATCATCCCGACTTCCACTGGTGCTGCTAAAGCGATCGCTAAAGTCATGCCTCAATTGGACGGTAAGCTTCATGGTATGGCATTACGTGTGCCGACACCGAATGTTTCACTCGTCGACCTTGTTGTAGATTTGAAAGTGGACGTTTCTGTTGAACGTGTCAATGAAGCACTTGAGAGCGCATCCCAAGGTTCGTTGCAAGGCATCCTCGGTTACTGTGAAGAACCACTTGTATCCATTGATTTCAATGGAAATGAAAACTCTTCCATCATTGATGCAATGTCAACGATGGTAATTGAAGATCGAAAAGTGAAAGTATTGGCATGGTACGACAATGAGTGGGGTTATTCCTGCCGAGTTGTTGACTTAGCTGAGAAGGTAGCTGAGCATTTGATGACGGATTCTACGAACAAAAGCGTGTTAGGTACCGCTTGA
- the coaE gene encoding dephospho-CoA kinase (Dephospho-CoA kinase (CoaE) performs the final step in coenzyme A biosynthesis.) yields the protein MIVGLTGGIASGKSTISEMIKMFEIPVVDADQIARQVVMPGEKAYEEIVAAFGENIVTDDGTIDRKKLGAIIFNDDQKRKTLNGIVHPAVRKEMLNQKTELLKEHKDIILDIPLLFESKLTHMVEKTLLVYVHPKTQLERLMARDQSTKEEAQSRIQSQIPLDKKRDWADEIIDNNGTVEESRQQLIHIFTKWQILN from the coding sequence TTGATTGTAGGTTTGACTGGTGGAATCGCGAGTGGGAAGAGTACGATATCAGAAATGATAAAAATGTTTGAAATACCTGTAGTTGATGCAGATCAAATCGCCCGGCAGGTCGTCATGCCGGGTGAAAAAGCTTATGAAGAAATCGTCGCAGCTTTTGGTGAAAACATCGTAACGGATGACGGTACCATTGATCGCAAAAAGCTGGGAGCAATCATTTTCAATGATGATCAAAAGCGGAAGACATTGAACGGTATTGTCCATCCAGCAGTCCGAAAAGAGATGCTGAATCAAAAAACGGAATTATTAAAGGAACACAAGGATATTATCCTGGATATTCCATTGCTTTTTGAAAGCAAATTGACACATATGGTTGAGAAGACATTACTTGTTTATGTCCACCCTAAAACCCAGTTAGAGCGCTTGATGGCTCGTGATCAGTCCACAAAAGAAGAAGCACAATCCCGTATACAATCCCAAATCCCACTTGATAAGAAACGTGATTGGGCTGACGAGATCATTGATAATAATGGGACTGTTGAGGAGAGCAGACAACAATTGATACATATCTTCACCAAATGGCAGATCCTCAACTGA
- the ytaF gene encoding sporulation membrane protein YtaF gives MTGWVALMTLTIAVSMDSFGVGVTYGVRRMKITFFSILLIAICSAMMLLAAMNLGSIISTFLSPSIAEKIGGVLLISLGFYVLWQFFKKNDERPDKKTESDSTYIWNMEIRSLGIVIQILRTPDAADIDRSGTIAGLEALLLGLALSLDSFAAGLGASLLGFPHLQTALFVSTMSAFFLVSGMKVGKVLSNLPTMRLFSFLPGIMLIVLGFFKL, from the coding sequence GTGACAGGATGGGTGGCCCTCATGACACTGACGATCGCTGTCAGTATGGACAGTTTCGGCGTCGGTGTAACGTATGGTGTACGTCGGATGAAAATTACCTTCTTCTCAATCTTGTTGATTGCAATCTGTTCTGCGATGATGCTGCTTGCAGCCATGAACCTTGGCTCCATCATCAGTACATTTTTATCTCCAAGTATCGCGGAAAAGATAGGCGGCGTATTATTAATCAGCCTTGGATTCTATGTTCTTTGGCAATTTTTCAAGAAGAATGATGAGAGACCTGATAAGAAAACAGAATCAGATTCCACCTACATCTGGAATATGGAAATCCGTTCACTCGGAATTGTCATCCAAATCTTGAGGACTCCGGATGCGGCGGATATCGACCGGTCTGGAACCATAGCTGGATTGGAGGCATTACTTCTTGGGCTTGCTCTTTCTTTGGATTCCTTTGCGGCAGGTCTCGGTGCTTCCTTGCTCGGTTTTCCGCATCTGCAGACAGCGTTGTTCGTTTCGACAATGAGTGCTTTTTTTCTTGTGTCGGGAATGAAAGTAGGCAAAGTATTATCGAATTTACCAACGATGCGGCTGTTCAGTTTTTTACCAGGAATCATGTTGATTGTATTAGGTTTTTTCAAATTGTGA
- the mutM gene encoding DNA-formamidopyrimidine glycosylase, which produces MPELPEVETVRRTLENLVLGKTINEVTVRWPKIVKHPDDLQEFNALLSGQTIHSIGRRGKFLKIILDDVVLVSHLRMEGRYVYVEGEEEPDKHTHVIFRFTDGSELWYRDVRKFGTMHVYKIGEEEANKPLVQLGPEPLDETFNPDELYEKLQRTSRKIKPALLDQAVLVGLGNIYVDEALFRVGLHPETVAHKLSKQQVMKLHKAIVETLQEAVDQGGSTIRSYVNSQGDMGMFQQKLAVYARKGEPCVNCGKEIERIVVGGRGTHICPNCQK; this is translated from the coding sequence ATGCCGGAATTACCAGAAGTAGAAACTGTAAGAAGAACACTTGAGAATCTCGTGCTTGGGAAAACGATAAATGAGGTAACCGTCAGATGGCCTAAAATCGTCAAACATCCTGATGACCTGCAAGAATTCAATGCTCTTCTTTCTGGTCAGACGATTCATTCGATCGGTCGACGCGGAAAGTTCCTCAAAATCATCCTTGACGATGTCGTCCTTGTTTCCCATCTAAGGATGGAAGGCCGATATGTCTATGTTGAGGGAGAAGAAGAGCCCGATAAACATACCCATGTCATCTTCCGATTTACCGATGGATCAGAACTATGGTATCGGGACGTCAGGAAGTTCGGCACAATGCATGTATATAAGATCGGTGAAGAAGAAGCGAATAAACCGCTTGTCCAGCTGGGACCAGAACCGTTGGACGAAACATTCAATCCGGATGAGTTATATGAGAAGCTTCAAAGGACGTCTCGGAAAATAAAACCGGCCTTATTAGATCAGGCAGTCTTGGTAGGGTTAGGAAACATCTATGTTGATGAAGCATTGTTCCGTGTAGGCTTACACCCGGAAACGGTCGCCCATAAACTAAGTAAACAACAAGTCATGAAGCTGCACAAAGCAATCGTGGAAACGTTGCAGGAAGCGGTAGATCAAGGAGGCAGTACCATTCGATCCTATGTCAATTCCCAAGGAGACATGGGTATGTTCCAGCAAAAGCTCGCTGTCTACGCCCGTAAAGGAGAGCCATGTGTGAATTGTGGGAAAGAAATCGAACGGATTGTCGTCGGAGGCAGAGGAACGCACATCTGCCCAAACTGTCAGAAATGA
- the polA gene encoding DNA polymerase I gives MAKNKLVLIDGNSIAYRAFFALPLLNNDKGVYTNAVYGFTTMLLKVLEEEAPSHMLVAFDAGKTTFRHKTYGEYKGGRQKTPPELSEQFPLIRELLDAFDIKRYELENYEADDIIGTLSKTADSKEWEVKVITGDKDLLQLVDEHVKVSLTKKGITDVDTYDLNLVEERYGLKPEQIIDMKGLMGDSSDNIPGVPGVGEKTAIKLLKEFGTVENVLDSIDQVSGKKLKEKLEDHKDQAEMSKKLATIEVEAPIEIELESCTYTNEISAKVIELFKELGFNSLLDRVDSEAAEEAEAPTEDIDYEILNEVNDADFGDEAAVVVECLEENYHNGEILGIGIVSDKGNFFVPTEVALESDALKKWLEDDSIVKYLPDAKQATVSLAWKGIKLNGVKFDALIASYLLNPSDSSHDIASIATRLGVKGVSSNEAVYGKGAKQKVPEQEVLSEHIVRKAFVLREVVPTLKESLKKNELEMLFYELEMPLSIVLGEMEQQGVQVDVERLEQMGKDLNEQLKDIESKIFELAGTEFNINSPKQLGEVLFEKLQLPVIKKTKTGYSTSADVLEKLKDKHEIIEEILYYRQLGKLNSTYVEGLLKVVHRDTEKIHTRFNQALAQTGRLSSIDPNLQNIPIRLEAGRKIRQAFIPSENDWVIFAADYSQIELRVLAHIAQDDKMMEAFNEEQDVHTKTAMDVFHVEKDEVTADMRRQAKAVNFGIVYGISDYGLSQSLGITRKEAGEFIERYLESFPGVKQYMEDIVQQAKREGYVTTMLNRRRYLPEITSRNFNLRSFAERTAMNTPIQGSAADIIKKAMVEMDKRLKKEKLQTRMLLQVHDELIFEAPKDEIKKLEEIVPEVMENAIQLDVPLKVDYSYGDTWYDAK, from the coding sequence ATGGCTAAAAATAAACTCGTATTAATTGATGGAAATAGTATTGCCTACCGTGCATTCTTTGCATTGCCGCTCTTGAACAATGATAAGGGCGTCTATACTAACGCAGTGTACGGATTTACAACCATGTTGCTTAAAGTGCTTGAAGAAGAAGCACCAAGCCACATGCTGGTTGCATTTGACGCGGGTAAGACGACGTTCCGCCACAAAACGTACGGAGAATATAAAGGCGGTCGCCAAAAAACACCACCCGAACTATCAGAACAATTCCCATTGATTCGTGAATTATTGGATGCTTTTGATATAAAGCGTTATGAGCTTGAAAACTATGAAGCGGATGACATCATCGGAACGCTGTCTAAAACAGCGGATTCGAAAGAGTGGGAAGTGAAAGTCATCACAGGAGACAAAGACTTGCTTCAACTTGTTGATGAACATGTTAAAGTCAGTCTTACGAAAAAAGGGATTACGGATGTGGATACATACGACTTGAACCTTGTAGAAGAACGGTACGGTCTAAAGCCTGAACAGATCATCGATATGAAGGGGCTTATGGGAGATAGTTCGGATAACATCCCTGGTGTTCCAGGTGTCGGTGAAAAGACAGCGATCAAGTTATTGAAAGAATTCGGCACGGTGGAAAATGTCCTTGATTCCATCGATCAAGTGTCCGGTAAGAAGCTAAAAGAAAAGCTTGAGGATCATAAAGATCAGGCAGAAATGAGTAAAAAGCTTGCAACGATTGAAGTTGAGGCTCCAATTGAGATTGAATTGGAAAGCTGTACGTATACAAATGAAATCTCAGCCAAGGTCATCGAGTTATTCAAGGAATTAGGATTCAATTCCTTGCTGGACAGAGTGGACAGTGAAGCGGCAGAAGAAGCGGAAGCTCCTACTGAAGACATTGATTATGAAATTCTAAATGAAGTGAACGATGCCGACTTTGGCGATGAAGCAGCTGTTGTCGTCGAATGTCTGGAAGAGAATTATCATAATGGTGAAATTCTCGGAATCGGAATCGTTTCAGATAAAGGCAATTTCTTTGTCCCGACAGAGGTTGCATTGGAATCTGATGCACTCAAAAAATGGCTCGAAGATGATTCAATCGTCAAGTATTTACCTGATGCAAAACAAGCAACGGTATCTCTGGCCTGGAAAGGAATCAAGCTGAACGGTGTGAAATTTGACGCACTTATTGCAAGCTACTTGCTTAATCCATCAGATTCGTCCCACGATATCGCCTCCATTGCCACACGTCTCGGGGTGAAAGGGGTTTCCAGTAACGAAGCGGTGTACGGTAAAGGTGCAAAACAGAAGGTTCCTGAGCAAGAAGTGCTGAGTGAACATATTGTCCGGAAAGCTTTTGTATTACGTGAGGTTGTTCCAACATTGAAGGAAAGTCTCAAAAAGAATGAGCTTGAGATGCTTTTCTACGAACTTGAAATGCCGTTATCAATCGTGTTGGGCGAGATGGAACAGCAAGGCGTCCAGGTGGATGTGGAGCGTTTAGAACAGATGGGGAAAGATCTGAACGAACAGCTCAAAGATATTGAAAGCAAGATTTTCGAGCTTGCTGGAACTGAATTCAATATCAATTCACCAAAACAATTAGGTGAAGTGTTGTTTGAGAAGCTACAGCTGCCGGTCATCAAGAAAACGAAAACAGGATACTCGACGTCGGCGGACGTGCTTGAAAAGCTGAAGGATAAGCATGAAATCATTGAAGAAATCCTTTATTACCGCCAATTAGGTAAGCTGAATTCCACTTATGTAGAAGGACTATTGAAGGTCGTCCATCGGGATACGGAAAAAATCCATACCAGGTTCAATCAAGCTCTAGCACAAACTGGTCGTTTGAGTTCAATCGATCCGAACCTGCAAAACATTCCAATTCGATTGGAAGCAGGACGAAAGATCCGTCAGGCATTCATTCCGTCAGAAAATGATTGGGTCATCTTTGCAGCGGACTATTCACAAATCGAGCTTCGTGTCCTTGCACATATTGCGCAGGACGACAAAATGATGGAAGCGTTCAACGAAGAACAAGATGTACACACAAAAACCGCAATGGATGTCTTCCATGTCGAAAAAGACGAAGTGACAGCAGATATGCGTAGACAAGCGAAGGCTGTCAATTTCGGAATTGTCTATGGAATCAGTGATTACGGGCTCTCGCAAAGTCTTGGCATCACTAGAAAAGAAGCAGGAGAATTTATCGAGCGTTATTTGGAGAGCTTCCCAGGTGTAAAACAGTATATGGAAGATATCGTTCAGCAAGCGAAACGGGAAGGGTATGTCACGACGATGCTGAACCGCCGTCGATATTTACCTGAGATCACAAGCCGTAATTTTAACTTAAGAAGCTTTGCAGAACGTACAGCAATGAACACGCCGATACAGGGGTCTGCAGCTGATATCATCAAAAAAGCGATGGTAGAAATGGATAAGCGTTTGAAGAAGGAAAAGCTGCAAACGAGAATGTTGCTTCAAGTACATGATGAATTGATATTTGAAGCGCCAAAGGATGAAATCAAGAAGCTTGAAGAAATCGTACCTGAAGTCATGGAGAATGCAATCCAGTTAGATGTTCCATTGAAAGTGGATTATTCATATGGTGACACATGGTATGATGCCAAGTAA
- the pnpS gene encoding two-component system histidine kinase PnpS has protein sequence MKNFRGRILNSFIIFTSGIFLLLGIAIANLSIGSMERELDSSYKTQLDLVSKAVKAENGEDLESLLKGFQKSIDGDLTYLSEDGSISATTFDTIPHNALENLIHQSDQVVKLQRDKKVNFVLPLSPEQKSSDYLVLTTDRAEFDRELRNAWFPILGTLLLSYLLLIYVTFRMTGKLAKPVDDAMRVAKELAQGNFRARSHEYQLSETGELNHSLNILARNLEQITELREAEQERMKTVIENMDSGLLLIDSLGYINLVNRSFCSIFGVEKEIPRETLYYDIMPNQDVIDLVEETFLTEATVRKQIMISMGIERKHFHITCVPNLGYQGKIKGIVLVFHDITELKNLEQMRKDFVANVSHELRTPVTSLKGFAETLLDGAMDSEELRRKFLTIIWKESDRLQNLIQDLLDFTKMEQSNFKLNWHKVSLTTIVDEVTTLLESRSKEKNIEMNINLDGDLEMEGDAERLKQILINLINNALSYTPAGGEVFITGRDLEDKVELEVKDTGIGISEDEVPRIFERFYRVDKARSRNSGGTGLGLAIVKHLVEAHKGSIKVKSERDVGTSFILSFSKKKDI, from the coding sequence ATGAAGAATTTCCGCGGTAGAATCCTGAATTCCTTTATTATCTTTACGAGCGGAATATTCTTATTGCTCGGCATCGCAATTGCTAACCTTTCAATCGGCAGTATGGAAAGGGAACTGGATTCATCCTATAAAACGCAGCTTGATCTCGTTTCAAAGGCTGTAAAAGCAGAAAATGGAGAAGATTTGGAATCTCTTTTGAAGGGGTTTCAAAAGAGTATTGATGGAGATTTGACGTATCTGAGCGAGGATGGTTCAATTTCAGCCACAACGTTCGATACCATACCTCATAACGCGCTTGAAAATCTAATCCATCAGAGTGACCAAGTCGTAAAGCTTCAACGTGACAAGAAAGTGAATTTCGTCTTGCCGCTTTCTCCTGAACAGAAAAGCTCAGATTATCTCGTACTGACGACAGATCGTGCCGAATTTGATCGTGAGCTTAGGAACGCGTGGTTTCCAATCTTAGGTACACTGCTTCTTAGCTATTTGCTTCTGATCTATGTCACATTCCGGATGACAGGGAAGCTTGCTAAACCTGTTGATGATGCGATGCGTGTTGCGAAAGAATTGGCGCAAGGAAACTTCAGAGCCAGAAGTCATGAGTACCAATTGAGTGAAACAGGTGAGTTGAATCATTCACTAAATATTCTCGCACGTAATCTTGAACAGATCACAGAGCTCAGGGAAGCTGAACAAGAACGGATGAAAACAGTCATCGAGAATATGGACAGCGGATTATTGTTGATTGATTCCCTTGGTTATATCAACTTGGTGAATAGAAGCTTTTGTTCCATTTTCGGTGTTGAAAAGGAGATTCCGAGAGAAACGCTTTATTATGACATCATGCCGAATCAGGATGTCATCGATCTCGTCGAAGAGACGTTCCTGACAGAAGCGACAGTCAGGAAACAAATCATGATTTCAATGGGGATTGAACGAAAGCATTTTCATATCACGTGTGTACCAAATCTTGGTTACCAAGGAAAAATCAAAGGAATTGTCCTTGTATTCCATGATATAACCGAATTGAAAAATCTTGAGCAGATGCGGAAAGACTTCGTGGCGAATGTATCTCATGAACTGCGGACTCCTGTCACCTCGCTTAAAGGGTTTGCAGAAACGCTATTAGACGGTGCGATGGATAGTGAGGAGCTTAGAAGGAAATTCCTGACGATCATTTGGAAGGAAAGCGATCGACTTCAAAACCTGATCCAGGATCTATTGGATTTCACAAAGATGGAGCAATCCAATTTTAAATTGAACTGGCATAAAGTAAGTCTCACGACGATCGTTGATGAAGTGACGACGCTTCTTGAATCACGATCGAAGGAAAAAAACATCGAAATGAATATCAATCTTGACGGCGATCTTGAAATGGAAGGTGATGCAGAGCGATTGAAGCAGATTCTCATCAACCTGATTAATAACGCATTGTCCTACACTCCAGCCGGTGGCGAGGTCTTCATCACTGGACGTGATTTAGAAGATAAGGTTGAGCTTGAAGTGAAGGATACAGGCATCGGTATTTCAGAAGATGAAGTCCCAAGGATTTTTGAACGCTTCTATCGAGTCGATAAGGCGAGGAGTCGGAATTCAGGTGGAACTGGCCTTGGATTGGCGATTGTGAAGCACCTAGTGGAAGCTCACAAAGGATCAATCAAAGTCAAAAGTGAAAGGGATGTGGGTACATCATTCATCCTCTCCTTTTCAAAAAAGAAGGATATCTAG